The DNA window TGAAGGATAATTTACCTTATGATGAAATTGATCCTTCGTTAATTGCGAGTCTTATAGCAATAATTTTAGCAACTCTTTTATTATCTAAAATTAGCCAAAATAGAGAGATACAAACTCAGTATACAAATGATGTTTTATATTTATGCAAGAATCTTAGTTATAAATTTATTAACTGCTTAGAAATTGCAAAATGTGATGAAGAACATACTAATGAAATTTTTGACTTATTGTTAGACCGATTAAAAGAGCAGTTTTGATCTGATTTATAGTGTTTCTTCACCAAATTTTAAAAAGAGAATCGTGTCAATGGTAACTAATATATTCGGTACAATGTATATACAGATTTTAATCATATTGTCACTATATTTCTAGATCATATAGAAGATATGTCAAGAGATAAAACATCTATAATAATGAATGATTGGGAAATTCACTTAATGAATTTTTACAATCTAGATAGAGAGAAAATCCTAGAAGTTAAAGTGTCTCGTAGGAAATGAAACGAAAAGTATTAAAGAAATATGATATTTACAATACTAGAAAATTAAAGATACTACCAGAAGATGAAATAGCAGTGAATTATCAATAATTGAAGAAAAATATTTAAAATAGTCTTGTATAAACATCAAGATAATATGAAAGGTGAATTTATTATGAATAGCTTATTATATTATAATGAAAGAGAGTTAGAGTTTATCAATGAAACAGAATTACAAAAAATTGTAAAGATTATAAAATTATTTATTGATGAAGCAGATAAAGATTTTAAACTATGTTTGAAAGATAGTATGTTTAGCTATCAATGGACAATTAATCTTTGAACAGAACATATTCTAGAACTTTCAAAGGAGGCAATTAATAATATAATTATTGGAAACTTTTTTTCATTGGGTTCCTTAAATAGAACTATAATTGAATGTTATGTATATAGTTATTGTATAAAGTATTTTAAAGAAGAAAAATTATGGGAAAGTTGGGTTGATTATAATATAAATAAAAAGTTAGGCGATAAACTTCCAGATAATTTAAATAAAGATAATATCAAAGTAATTTTCAATAAGATTAAAAGTTATAGCAATAGAAAAGGTGAGAATGAGTGGTTACGGGACGTGATTTCAAAACATAAAAATAAACGGATATCATTTAGAGATATTTGTGATTTAGTCCAATCTAAAGAGGAGAATAGCAAATATATTTATAAAAATTATCAGGAAATGTGTGATTACGTACATGGGACAGACATGACTATAAAATTATTTGATTTTACATTCTATGATAAATATTATCAACTGATTGTAATAATGTTTGAATACCTTTCTAAAAGCTTGTTAAGTTTATCTGATAATCAAGCATCAAAATTGAAACTAAAAAGTATTGCATATGAATTTTATGCTTTCATTTACCAAGGGATTTCCAGGTCTAAGTGACATCATTATTGTCATCTCAAGGTATACAGAAGTTGTAGTCCTGTTGCAGAAGAATTTAAATATAGGAAGATAATTATAATAGGTATTGTATTTATATAGGTATCTTGTTAAGTGGAGGTTAGTATGAAATATAAAGAAAAGATAGTTGTGTTTATTGATATACTTGGATTTAAACGCCTTGTAAATGATGAATCTAAATTTGATGATAGTGGTACTATCTTAAAACTACCCTACTTTATGAGCCAAGATGATGAAGCTAAAAGGTGTTATGATGACTTCTATTTCTGATAGTCTTGTATTTTCTATAGGATTGAAAGAACGAGGTGCTATTAATAAGATTACTAAGCTTCTTTCTGTGTTTACCCAAACTCTATTATCACAATATGGATTATTATTAAGAGGAGGAATTGCGGTGGGTAAACTATATCACGACAGTGAAGTTGTATATGGTCCTGGATTGGTTAAGGCGTATGAGCTTGAAGATAAAGTTTCTATTTATCCCAGAACAATTATGAATCCTTCTGATTTTGAACGCTCTATTTTATCTTGTAGTGATATCTCCTAATCAATTTTGAGAGAAACATTTGTCATTAATGATGATGGCTTTCTTGCATTAGATTGCTTTCGTTACGCAAACCAACAAACACTAGAGCTATGCTATTCCAATTTAGCGCAAATGGAAACATTAGATTTAAGAGCGCAACAAAAAATTAATTAGATGAAAATTGCGATAGATAGAAAGATAAAAGAAAAAAGCCAATGAGATAAAGAAATATTGGCAGTACAAAAATTATTCTATGAATTAATGCACTTAAGAATATTAGGATAAATATAGACATTATATTTCTGGTTTCATAAATTATTTAGAAAGATGAGGTATTAATGTTATCCTGTTGCTAAATAATTATCTAAAATTCATGATTATCGATAATGTAATAGTATTGTCGTACGAGAATATAGATACTTTAGGTTTGAGTAATTGGTATTATAGGAATACCATTTGACATCGATATCGGAGTAGGGAATATTATTATTTATATACCTACATAAAAGAAAAATAGAAGTTATATTACAAGATTTTAGCAAACTAGAAATCCTAACATATTCTTTAGAATCTACGATTGCCGAAAAAAAAGGGCACAATAATAGATCAGATGGAGTTTAATAGCAAGATGAAAGACTGCCATGATATTTATTATTTGACAAGCAATTATGACTTTGAAGGAAGAAGGTATATGCAAACTTAGAGCAAAGCATGAGCCTAAAAACACTGTATTTAACCCATGTCATTTAAGGTGAATTATAGTTGGTATAGGGAAAATTTAAATTCATAGGACTACAAACAGGAATTTATAAAGGAGATTTGTAATATGAAAAAGAAAATTTTAGGAGCATCTATGTTGTTAAGTGGGTTAATTATTGGAAAATAAGAATTTATGGGACAAGCATGCTTTAATGAAAATTTATACATAGCTAACAATCCATATTTTGATTATTTAGCCTATATTACGATTAAAGGGTGAGGATAATAAAGTAAGAGAATATTATACTAAATGGTTTATAAATCAATCGACGATATGTTTGGGGATAAATATTTTTCGGATTGTAAAAAAGCTCTTAAAAGGTCGTCTATATAGGTTATTTGTTTAGTGTATGAAGGAGATGATTCTAAGAATGAAAACGATAAAAAGTGTTGAAGAATATATAAGTATTATCAATAATATAAATAACGAAAATAGTTTGTTTAGGGGTGAATCTAAAGAATATAATACTTTAGAAGCTTCAGCATTTAGAACAGTGAGAAAAGGTTTTGGTAGCAAAATTGAATATCCATTTATTAAAATGAAGGAAGATTTTAAATACGAAGTATGGAGTGAAATAAGCACAGATATACGAAAAAATTTTTTATCTTTTTGTCAACATCATGGTATGCCTACAAATTTGCTGGACTTTACTAATAATCCCCTTATAGCCTTATATTTTGCTTCTTGTCATAATTTAAATGATAGTGGTTATATATACATTATAAAATCACCCACAATAGATATAACTCCTATAATTGAATTTATTGAAGATAAAAATCTTTTAAAAATGATATTATCAGATGATATGAGATTTTTGGGAGCGTTTTTGAATTTGATAATAGAATTTGAAGAAAAATATGTAGATGAATTTTATAAAATTTTTAATAACCTTCACACAGATATCATAGAAGTCTTAGAGCATAACTTTATTGAACATGATTATTTGGAGAAAAAGTTTCCTAATCATGAAGATTTTAAAAAAGGATATTCCTTACCTCTTGAAATTTTAAATGAAGATAAGGATGTATATTCTGAGTTAAGCAGCCATCATTCTTTATCTAGAGCTATAGATTATTTAATTTATTTGAGGTATTTTCTTAAAATAATAACAGAATATACAGCCTGGTTAACGACCATGAATGGTTTAATTCCTATGATATATAAGCCTGTTATGTCATTTAAAAGGGGTGTAAATCAAAAAGGTTTATTTGTATATCAAAATTATATTTCATATAAGGATGCAACATATGATTCACATACCTTGGCAATACAAAAAGTAAATGCTGATGTAGTTATTAAAATTGAAGATAAACAAAAGATATTAAAAACTCTAAACTTATTAAATATTAACGAAAAGTTTGTATATGGAGATTTTGATAGCATAGCAAAATACATAAAATCAAAATACTAGTATTGACTAATGAGTGAAGAATTTATGAAAGGTTGTTTCAAAATGCAAATTATACCATATATTAGGTTGAGTAAAATGAAGAAAGTTAACATACCGTTTCTCAACTTGTTTCATAATAGTGAATATAAGACTTTCATTTGGATAATATCCAAAGAAAAAAACCAAGAGATAATGCAGATATTTAGTAAAGAGAAATAATGCGTCAGAGATGTTTTAATAATTGAAACATACCCTGCCGCTAAGGGGGTACCGGGCTTGATGGTCATCAGAAATACAGAAACAAGGTATGTGGAGACTGTGATAATGATGACGTATTGTGGTCAAAGGGAGAAAAAATAGAGTCTTATCACAATGTGCTGTGGCTCGAGGATGAATTTGAAGCGGAAAATGGGCTAAAAAAATCACTTTTTGCCCATTTAAAATAGGCAAAAATATAGATGCCATAGTAGATTTTAAAGATTAAAAAGAGTTTTGAGTGGATTTGGACAAGGAAAAGAGCATGGCTTTTCTGGATATACTGGAATAATTATAAAGGTGGAAAAATGACTCTGTAGTCCATCTAATATAAATTTGTATTGCAGATTCAAGCTGTTGATTATTTATATGCTCCTTAAATATAGAAGTAGGACTATGATGATGAAAATTTGAGAGTGAGGTATAATTATGAATATAGAATTTAAGAGTTTCAGTGATTATACAAGAGGAATATTATATAAACAATTAGTAGATAGTTATTCTTTTGATAGCAAATGGCAAGAGTATTTTGATAAAGATTGGAAAAGTTATGATGATTTTTTCTACGATAACTTACAATTTACTAATAAATGCGGTTTTATTACCATTTTGAACGGTGAACCAATAGGACATATATCATGGGATCCAAGAAATATGCCTCGATATGTAGAAATTGGGCATAACTGTATTGTGACGAAGTATAAAGGAAATGGCTATGGAAAAAAACAACTTCAAGAAGCGATCAATAGAATTGCCCAATATGATGGCATTCAAAAGATAGTTGTTACTACAAATGGAAAATTAATTCCTGCACAACACAATTATGAAAGGATTGGCTTTAAACTTCATCAGAGGAGAGAAAATAAAGATACTTTTTTTTCTGGTGAATATATCGACTATGAAATTATTATGTGATTTTGGCTTTATATAATGATAAGCTCACCTGTTGTGCTATATAAAATTAACAACCAATAGGAAAAATATGGCGATTCATTTAGTTAGACTTATTTTAGGAAATTAGAATCGATTGTATATGGGTTATTTATCCAAATACTAATTCTTTAATATTTGCTAAGTTAATATCCTTATTTAGGCATTTATTAATAAAGTAGCAAATATTATGACCTAAAATTTTAGTTCGTAATCTTGTTATTAAGCCCCATAGGGACTTAGCTTTAACTTTATTTATATTAAGCTGTTCAGTTAATTGGGAAAATGAAGTTTCTACTCTTCTTCTAGCTTTAAAAATTAACTGCCTAAAGAACTTTGGAAATTGAATTTTACTTTTATTCCTTTTCATAGAGATTAAGTCTATTTCTTTTTCCTGCTTTAGCTCTAAAGCTAGTTTTTCACCTATATAGCCTTTATCCCCTATAATAGTTAAAGAGTTATAGCTAGAAGCTAAGTCCCAAACAGCACTACGATCATCTTTACTAGCATCAGTTAAAACAAAGTCTGTAATATATCCATCTAAAGTGGATAGCATATGAGCTTTAAAGCCAAGATAAGTTTCTTTTTTAGATGGACATTTGCCATAAGTGGCTATGCCCCTAAAAGCTTTATGAAATACAGCTCTACCAAATTTACAAACTGGTATAGGTATGCTATCAATTATTCTATGAGGATCATCAGTGTAGCCGAGTTTAGAAGAAAGCTTTTTTCTAATTTCGTCTATGATGGAATGTAGATTCCTACGTGTTCGATTAAATCTAGTTCTATCGCAAAGTCTAGGGAATAGATCAGCTAGATTCTTTTTGCAAAAGTTAAACCAAGCTTTCTCAGAATCTATAGATAGCAATTCCCCCACAATACTAATGGTGATGATTTCGCTATCAGATAAAATTGAATACTCGACATTTTTACGGAATTTAATGTATTCTGGAGTAATTTCTTGGTATATGTCATCAATAATTACATAGGTTACCAAGAAAAAATCCTTTAAATTTTCTATTTCTTTGATAGAATATTTATATAGCTCTGGCATATGTTATCCTCCTATCGTTATTTCGTGATGGTTATCAATGATAGATTAACATAATTGTCAGAGTTTTTTTATTAGTAACTTTAGTTCTGCAAAAATAAAATTGTAATTGGTAATGCTTCCAAAAAATAAATATGACATAAATCCTCAACCTATGTTAAATAAAAGTTACCACACCATTAAAAAACGGAGGTTGAAAACTATGCCATATACAACTACTAATATTTTATATCCAAACCGTGAGATTTACAACTATATTGAAGATGTAAATTATGGAATGACTAAGCCACAGTTAAATCATTTAAGCAATTTAATGTATGGACTAATAGTCGTTGATGGAAATAAATCAATACATTCAGTTTCTAAAGCTGTTTTATCTGCTAAAGATAGTAGCAGTATTTACAAGTTCCTAAGCAAATCTGAGTGGGATGATAGCCTAATCAATCGCAACCGTATATCGTACCTGAATCTAGTTTTAGAACAACATGTAAAATCTAATTCTGTAGGGTTTCTAATCACTGATGATACTGGATAGGTTACAATAAACTAGACAATAAAAATAAGGTAATGTAAGCTATTAATAGAAAAAGGAGAGAGTTTATATGATAAAACGAGAAAGAAGAACCTATACCGAAGAATTCAAAGATCAAATGGTAAAACTATACGAAAGTGGTAAGTCTAAGAATGATATTATAGCTGAATATGACTTAACACCCACCGCCTTTAATACCTGGATAAAAAGAAGCCAAACAACTGGATCTTTCAAGGAAAAAGATAATCGTTCCCCAGAGGAAAATGAACTAATAAAGTTAAGGAAAGAAAATCAACAGCTAAAAATGGAGAATGATATTTTAAAGCAAGCAGCGCTGATATTAGGACGAAAGTAAATGTGATTAAGAGTAATACCCACAAATACAGTGTATCAGCAATGTGCAAAGTCCTGCAAATTTCTAGAAGTACTTATTACTATGAATCAAAAGCTAAAGAATCTACAGATGAAATAACACTAAAAGTTATAGATATATTTAAAGCAAGTAGAAATAACTACGGTACTAGAAAAATTAAAGTCGAGCTAAAAAAAGCAGGCTATATAGTATCTAGAAGAAAAATAGGTAGAATAATGAAGCAAAATGGCTTAGTATCAAACTATACAGTTGCCCAGTACAAGCATCATGTGGATAAATGTAATGAATCAAAGATTGCTAATGAACTAAATAGAGAATTTAATACAGATGAACCTTATGCAGCTGTAGTCAGTGATTTAACATACGTTAGAGTTAATAAAAGATGGAATTATGTATGTTTCTTAGTCGACCTATTTAATAGAGAAATAATTGGTTATAGCGCTGGTCCTAATAAAGATGCACCTCTAGTTTATAGAGCATTTGCAAGGGTTAAAACTAAATTAGATAATATTACACTATTTCATACAGATCGAGGCAACGAATTCAAAAATAAAATAATAGATGAAGTCCTAGATACCTTCAAAATTAAGCGTTCTTTAAGCATGAAGGGCTGTCCCTATGATAATGCTGTAGCTGAAGCTACATTCAAGATATTTAAAACTGAATTCGCTAATAACTATCATTTTGAAAGCCTAGAGCAGTTAGAAATTATGTTAGCTGATTATGTAAATTGGTTTAATAATATTAGGGTTCATTCAACACTAGGATATTTAAGTCCTAGACAATATAAATTACATAACCTTAAAAAAACTGTCTAAATAAGTGTTGACTATCCATACTATTAATCCCAAATCTTCCGCTAAAAAAATGGAAGGACTTAATTATCATTTTTCTCATATAGAAGTTAAAAGCGTATGGTCTCATTGTGTAGTTACTTCATGTAGTTACTTCAAATTTTGTAGTAGGGGACATATCTACTCCTATAAAGTACCAACCTTACTATAGAAAAGACCAATGTGATGACATTAATAAAACCTTCTTAAGCAAAGTAGATATAGCTAAAAGCTTTATTGCTGACTTCAATGAGCCATCAAAGTGTAACAAGGTTTATGTCCTTACGGACTCTTGGTATAGCAATCAAGACATAATTTATACCAGTTTACAAAAAGAGTACCATTTTATTGGAGCAGTGAAATCAAATAGACTTATAGAGCCTAAGGGAATAAAGCTTCAGCTTTCCCAATTTGCAGAGTAT is part of the Proteiniborus sp. MB09-C3 genome and encodes:
- a CDS encoding GNAT family N-acetyltransferase; this translates as MNIEFKSFSDYTRGILYKQLVDSYSFDSKWQEYFDKDWKSYDDFFYDNLQFTNKCGFITILNGEPIGHISWDPRNMPRYVEIGHNCIVTKYKGNGYGKKQLQEAINRIAQYDGIQKIVVTTNGKLIPAQHNYERIGFKLHQRRENKDTFFSGEYIDYEIIM
- a CDS encoding FRG domain-containing protein, with the translated sequence MKTIKSVEEYISIINNINNENSLFRGESKEYNTLEASAFRTVRKGFGSKIEYPFIKMKEDFKYEVWSEISTDIRKNFLSFCQHHGMPTNLLDFTNNPLIALYFASCHNLNDSGYIYIIKSPTIDITPIIEFIEDKNLLKMILSDDMRFLGAFLNLIIEFEEKYVDEFYKIFNNLHTDIIEVLEHNFIEHDYLEKKFPNHEDFKKGYSLPLEILNEDKDVYSELSSHHSLSRAIDYLIYLRYFLKIITEYTAWLTTMNGLIPMIYKPVMSFKRGVNQKGLFVYQNYISYKDATYDSHTLAIQKVNADVVIKIEDKQKILKTLNLLNINEKFVYGDFDSIAKYIKSKY
- a CDS encoding IS3 family transposase (programmed frameshift), with translation MIKRERRTYTEEFKDQMVKLYESGKSKNDIIAEYDLTPTAFNTWIKRSQTTGSFKEKDNRSPEENELIKLRKENQQLKMENDIFKASSADIRTKVNVIKSNTHKYSVSAMCKVLQISRSTYYYESKAKESTDEITLKVIDIFKASRNNYGTRKIKVELKKAGYIVSRRKIGRIMKQNGLVSNYTVAQYKHHVDKCNESKIANELNREFNTDEPYAAVVSDLTYVRVNKRWNYVCFLVDLFNREIIGYSAGPNKDAPLVYRAFARVKTKLDNITLFHTDRGNEFKNKIIDEVLDTFKIKRSLSMKGCPYDNAVAEATFKIFKTEFANNYHFESLEQLEIMLADYVNWFNNIRVHSTLGYLSPRQYKLHNLKKTV
- a CDS encoding DUF5677 domain-containing protein, whose product is MLELSKEAINNIIIGNFFSLGSLNRTIIECYVYSYCIKYFKEEKLWESWVDYNINKKLGDKLPDNLNKDNIKVIFNKIKSYSNRKGENEWLRDVISKHKNKRISFRDICDLVQSKEENSKYIYKNYQEMCDYVHGTDMTIKLFDFTFYDKYYQLIVIMFEYLSKSLLSLSDNQASKLKLKSIAYEFYAFIYQGISRSK
- a CDS encoding IS982 family transposase, whose protein sequence is MPELYKYSIKEIENLKDFFLVTYVIIDDIYQEITPEYIKFRKNVEYSILSDSEIITISIVGELLSIDSEKAWFNFCKKNLADLFPRLCDRTRFNRTRRNLHSIIDEIRKKLSSKLGYTDDPHRIIDSIPIPVCKFGRAVFHKAFRGIATYGKCPSKKETYLGFKAHMLSTLDGYITDFVLTDASKDDRSAVWDLASSYNSLTIIGDKGYIGEKLALELKQEKEIDLISMKRNKSKIQFPKFFRQLIFKARRRVETSFSQLTEQLNINKVKAKSLWGLITRLRTKILGHNICYFINKCLNKDINLANIKELVFG